The Ornithodoros turicata isolate Travis chromosome 7, ASM3712646v1, whole genome shotgun sequence genome includes a region encoding these proteins:
- the LOC135400561 gene encoding shematrin-like protein 1, giving the protein MKVLAFVALFAVARAGFVGHHGAVVGHAVVAHAAEAGHSTQHRSQDLAGNYNFGYNEQHTSGGTFRQESGDAWGNKAGSYGLRDADGRVRVVKYVADGLGFRAHVATNEPGTAASTPAAASYNAGHAKVAVAAAAPVAAYAAPVAAYAAPVAAYAAPVARYGVAAPVAAYGVGHYGYPAHAGYGHGLYGAGYGLVGGYGHGLYGGYAGFGYGHKYLGGTVQTFALKGMRKTQGKHPDSTVGVQIRTQVTPQFQHGTTGAERGKHMLQAANSSCTIARTNMKAIILLAVVAVAHAGYFGGHVAHVAAPAVAAAAEAGSSNSHRAQDLAGNYNFGYNEVHTSGGSSRQETGDAYGNKAGSYSLRDADGRVRVVKYVADAAGFRASVSTNEPGTAPSTPAAAGYNAPVVAPAPVAVAAAPLFGKAYAAPVAAYATAPVAAYAAPVAPVHAAHVYGAAVGGPFYGAAVAPAAKVYGAGAYGAYGLGGYGLGYGAHVKHFF; this is encoded by the exons ATGAAG GTCCTCGCTTTTGTCGCCTTGTTTGCCGTGGCCCGCGCCGGTTTCGTGGGTCACCACGGAGCTGTCGTCGGCCACGCTGTCGTCGCTCATGCTGCTGAAGCTGGACACTCCACTCAGCACAGGTCACAGGAC CTTGCAGGCAACTACAACTTCGGCTACAACGAACAGCACACCAGTGGTGGTACCTTCCGTCAGGAGTCCGGCGATGCTTGGGGCAACAAAGCAGGTTCCTATGGTCTCCGTGATGCTGACGGCCGCGTCCGTGTTGTGAAGTATGTCGCTGACGGTCTTGGCTTCCGTGCTCACGTTGCCACCAACGAGCCAGGAACTGCTGCTTCCACTCCCGCTGCTGCTTCCTACAACGCTGGCCACGCTAAGGTTGCCGTTGCTGCCGCTGCTCCAGTTGCCGCTTACGCCGCCCCAGTTGCCGCTTACGCCGCTCCAGTTGCTGCCTACGCCGCTCCAGTTGCCCGCTACGGTGTTGCTGCACCAGTTGCTGCGTACGGTGTCGGACACTACGGATACCCAGCTCACGCAGGCTATGGACACGGTCTGTACGGTGCCGGCTACGGTCTGGTCGGCGGTTATGGACACGGTCTCTACGGCGGATACGCCGGCTTCGGCTACGGTCACAAATACCTGGGT gGTACTGTGCAGACATTTGCCTTAAAGGGTATGAGgaagacccagggaaaacacccagacagcacagtcggcgtccagattcgaacccaggtcacCCCCCAGTTTCAGCATGgaaccacgggagctg AACGAGGCAAACACATGCTACAGGCAGCAAACAGCTCCTGCACAATTGCTCGGACAAATATGAAG GCAATCATCCTCCTCGCTGTTGTCGCCGTGGCGCATGCCGGCTACTTTGGCGGTCATGTAGCCCACGTGGCTGCCCCAGCGGTGGCTGCCGCCGCCGAGGCTGGTTCCTCAAACAGCCACCGTGCTCAGGAT CTCGCCGGCAACTACAACTTCGGCTACAACGAGGTGCACACCTCCGGAGGATCTTCCCGTCAGGAGACCGGTGATGCTTACGGTAACAAGGCTGGCTCATACAGTCTCCGCGATGCTGACGGCCGCGTCCGCGTTGTGAAGTACGTTGCTGACGCTGCTGGCTTCCGTGCCTCTGTCTCCACCAACGAGCCAGGAACTGCTCCATCCACTCCAGCTGCTGCTGGCTACAACGCCCCTGTCGTCGCCCCAGCCCCAGTTGCCGTGGCTGCGGCCCCACTTTTCGGCAAGGCTTACGCTGCTCCAGTCGCTGCTTATGCCACTGCCCCAGTCGCTGCTTACGCTGCCCCAGTTGCTCCAGTTCACGCTGCTCACGTTTACGGCGCCGCTGTCGGCGGTCCATTCTACGGTGCTGCCGTTGCCCCAGCCGCTAAGGTCTACGGAGCTGGTGCCTACGGTGCTTACGGCCTTGGTGGCTATGGCCTTGGCTACGGCGCACATGTGAAGCACTTCTTCTAA